In one window of Juglans regia cultivar Chandler chromosome 3, Walnut 2.0, whole genome shotgun sequence DNA:
- the LOC109005340 gene encoding serine/threonine-protein kinase KIPK2-like — protein sequence MGSFSGTCEIVEAGEELNFCQHSRETCDKDQKLRKLKLGYKDSLEDDINNLFEAIHLKASTKGLGLSQQTGLSPLNKSALKRPITVGAPRSPGMGSSEPVTLKQALRELCLSKASEMAAMRRLSKSTSSPGVSEAGRIKTLYNAVVVEGSGSGPSVDEGKGSGVEISLMPEEIILNSSGKMPRHLQMQTVKSSCQSVPSSPRVAVTTIQNNTGNIPMQNEIISSSSKAGGHTTKVELGKKEKHTYVPSLSSPSTDGQISELVEKAPASTKLTNKVSAPKSVRKGRLQATPSSSSLLVGNRMSKLSRNNSRSVKPIVRNKNSVKKKIKQNSGSTACTSSAYESVNTDLNPSKSPLVCEKCQCTLKNANKEFKPDSLMSHSMNPNVEVSPSNGNSGASMPGITSNSWNKSKAIVMKAKKNTKLKEKGEFSQSSKSSQGEYSTSTSISDESNLSGSSCGNRPHMSKDVRWEAIRHAQMQHGVLGLRHFNLLKKLGCGDIGTVYLSELIGTNCLFAIKVMDNEFLARRQKMPRAHTEREILRMLDHPFLPTLYAQFTSDNLSCLVMEYCPGGDLHVLRQKQLGRSFSEPAARFYVAEVLLALEYLHMLGVVYRDLKPENILVREDGHIMLTDFDLSLRCTVSPTLVKSSASSDPAKISGPCTDSSCVEPFCIEPSCQVPCFSPRFLPATAKARKLKVDLAAQIRSLPQLVAEPTDARSNSFVGTHEYLAPEIIKGEGHGAAVDWWTFGIFLFELLYGRTPFKGINNEETLANVVLQSLKFPDDSPLVSCHARDLIRGLLVKEPENRLGSEKGAAEIKQHPFFEGLSWALIRCTIPPELPDLCDLGFPNTSSHETKNKYLECKATGEHLEFELF from the exons ATGGGTTCATTTTCTGGTACTTGTGAAATTGTTGAAGCAGGGGAAGAGCTAAATTTTTGTCAACATTCTAGGGAAACTTGTGACAAAGATCAGAAGCTTCGTAAGCTAAAACTTGGATATAAGGATTCTTTGGAAGATGACATTAATAATCTTTTTGAGGCAATTCATCTCAAGGCTTCAACCAAGGGCTTAGGTCTTTCCCAACAAACGGGATTGAGCCCTTTAAATAAAAGTGCCTTGAAAAGGCCAATTACAGTAGGTGCGCCACGATCGCCAGGAATGGGGAGTTCAGAACCTGTGACTCTGAAGCAGGCATTAAGGGAACTATGCCTTTCTAAGGCATCGGAAATGGCTGCTATGCGACGTTTATCAAAGTCTACTAGTTCTCCTGGAGTCTCTGAAGCCGGAAGGATAAAAACATTGTACAATGCTGTTGTAGTTGAAGGTAGTGGATCTGGCCCATCTGTAGATGAAGGTAAAGGTAGTGGGGTCGAAATATCGCTCATGCCTGAAGAAATCATACTAAATTCTTCTGGGAAGATGCCCAGGCATCTTCAAATGCAAACTGTGAAGTCATCATGCCAAAGTGTTCCGAGTTCTCCTCGAGTTGCTGTTACTACCATACAGAATAATACTGGGAACATACCAATGCAAAATGAGATTATCTCTTCATCAAGTAAAGCTGGGGGTCATACAACAAAGGTAGAGCTTGGCAAGAAAGAGAAGCATACATATGTGCCTTCTCTATCTTCTCCTAGTACTGATGGACAGATTTCAGAGCTGGTTGAAAAAGCTCCTGCCTCAACCAAATTGACAAATAAAGTATCGGCACCGAAATCCGTTCGGAAAGGCAGGTTGCAAGCAACACCATCCTCCTCTAGCTTGCTTGTTGGAAATAGGATGAGCAAGTTATCCAGGAATAACTCCCGCTCAGTCAAACCGATTGTTAGGAACAAGAATTCTgttaagaagaaaattaagcAGAACTCAGGTTCCACTGCCTGCACTTCCAGTGCATATGAAAGTGTTAATACTGACTTGAATCCTAGTAAAAGTCCACTGGTTTGTGAGAAATGCCAGTGCACATTGAAGAATGCAAATAAAGAGTTCAAACCAGATTCTCTTATGTCTCATTCAATGAATCCTAATGTTGAAGTAAGCCCAAGTAATGGGAATTCTGGAGCAAGTATGCCAGGCATAACTTCAAACAGCTGGAATAAAAGCAAAGCCATTGTTATGAAagcaaagaaaaacacaaaattgaAAGAGAAGGGGGAATTTTCCCAAAGTTCAAAAAGTAGCCAAGGTGAGTATAGTACTAGTACAAGTATCAGTGATGAGAGCAATTTGAGTGGGTCTAGCTGTGGCAACAGACCTCACATGTCAAAGGATGTGAGGTGGGAAGCCATCCGTCATGCACAGATGCAGCATGGAGTCCTGGGTTTGAGACACTTCAATCTTTTAAAGAAGCTTGGTTGTGGTGACATTGGAACTGTATATCTTTCTGAACTGATTGGTACGAATTGCCTATTTGCCATAAAGGTCATGGACAACGAGTTTTTGGCTAGAAGGCAGAAGATGCCAAGGGCTCATACGGAAAGAGAAATATTGAGAATGCTGGATCATCCTTTCCTCCCAACACTATATGCACAATTCACGTCAGATAATCTATCATGCTTGGTTATGGAGTATTGTCCAGGCGGAGACCTTCATGTCCTTCGGCAGAAGCAGCTTGGCAGGAGCTTTTCTGAACCAGCAGCGAG GTTTTATGTTGCTGAAGTCCTCCTTGCTTTGGAGTACTTGCACATGCTTGGAGTTGTGTACCGTGATTTGAAACCAGAGAACATTCTTGTTCGGGAAGATGGTCACATTATGCTCACAGACTTTGACCTCTCACTCAGATGTACTGTGAGTCCAACCCTCGTAAAATCTTCAGCCAGTTCAGATCCTGCAAAGATTTCTGGTCCATGTACAGATTCTAGCTGCGTTGAGCCATTCTGCATTGAGCCATCCTGTCAAGTCCCATGTTTCAGCCCTAGGTTTTTACCTGCTACTGCAAAAGCAAGGAAATTAAAAGTTGATCTTGCAGCCCAGATCAGATCATTGCCACAGCTTGTGGCTGAGCCTACTGACGCACGATCGAATTCCTTTGTTGGCACCCACGAATACTTGGCACCCGAGATCATCAAAGGAGAGGGCCATGGAGCTGCAGTTGATTGGTGGACGTTTGGTATCTTTCTTTTTGAGCTTTTATATGGTAGAACACCTTTTAAAGGTATTAATAACGAAGAGACGTTAGCCAATGTAGTGTTGCAGAGTCTCAAATTCCCTGATGACAGCCCACTCGTCAGTTGCCACGCAAGAGATCTCATCAGAGGGCTGTTGGTGAAGGAGCCTGAGAATCGGTTGGGATCCGAGAAAGGGGCTGCTGAGATTAAGCAGCACCCGTTCTTTGAAGGCCTGAGTTGGGCGTTAATACGCTGCACCATTCCACCAGAGCTACCCGATTTATGCGACTTGGGATTTCCAAACACTTCTTCCCACGaaacaaagaacaaatattTGGAGTGCAAAGCTACAGGAGAGCACCTGGAGTTTGAATTGTTCTAG